A genomic region of Populus nigra chromosome 11, ddPopNigr1.1, whole genome shotgun sequence contains the following coding sequences:
- the LOC133668635 gene encoding protein TORMOZ EMBRYO DEFECTIVE-like encodes MSSLQIKKNYRCVPSLQQFYGGGPFAVSSDGSFIACSNGDAIKIVDSPNASIKASIEVDTDAGVTALALSPDDKFLFSAGHSRLIRVWDLSTFKCVRSWKGHDGPVMAMACHASGGLLATAGADRKVLVWDVDGGFCTHYFKGHKDVVTTLMFHPDTNKTLLFSGSADATVRVWDLLAKKCFATLERHFSSLTSMAVSEDGWTLLTAGRDKVVNLWDLHDYVFKMTVPTYEVLEGLCVVKSGTELASFLGSCNLQSGKRRDRSSSIYFITVGERGIVRMWDSERAVCLYEQKSSDVTVSSDTDDSPRGFTAAVILPLDQGLLCVTVDHQFLFYSLVVHLEEKFKLMLSKRLVGYNEEILDMRFLGEEEKFLAVATNLEQVQVYELESMSCSYVLAGHTEIVLCLDTCVSSSGRPLLVTGSKDNSVRLWNSESINCIGVGMGHMGGVGAVAFSKKWKNFFVSGSSDRTIKVWSTDGLSDDADQPINLKAKAVVAAHDKDINSLAIAPNDTLVCSGSQDRTACVWRLPDLVSVVILKGHKRGIWSVEFSPVDQCVITASGDKTIKMWAIANGSCLKTFEGHTSSVLRASFLTRGTQFVSCGADGLVKLWTVKTNECIVTYDQHEDKVWALAIGRKTEMFATGGGDAVVNLWYDSTASDKAEAFRKEEEGVLRCQELENAVLDADYNKSIQIAFELRRPHKLFELFAELCRKDGGKQIETAL; translated from the exons ATGTCCTCCTTACAGATAAAGAAAAACTACAGGTGCGTCCCTTCGCTGCAGCAGTTCTACGGCGGGGGCCCTTTTGCTGTCTCATCTGACGGTTCCTTCATTGCTTGCTCAAACGGGGACGCCATCAAGATTGTGGATTCACCAAACGCATCGATAAAAGCCAGCATAGAGGTCGATACAGATGCGGGTGTCACCGCCTTAGCTCTTAGCCCCGatgataaatttcttttttctgctGGCCATAGCAGGCTTATAAGGGTCTGGGACTTGTCCACTTTCAAATGCGTCCGCTCTTGGAAG GGCCATGATGGTCCTGTGATGGCCATGGCTTGCCATGCTTCTGGAGGATTGCTTGCAACTGCAGGAGCTGATAGGAAAGTACTTGTTTGGGATGTTGATGGTGGCTTCTGTACTCATTACTTTAAAGGGCATAAAGATGTCGTAACTACTCTCATGTTCCATCCTGATACCAATAAAACTCTG CTTTTCTCTGGAAGTGCTGATGCAACTGTAAGAGTTTGGGATCTTTTAGCAAAGAAGTGTTTCGCCACATTGGAAAGACATTTCTCATCCCTGACCTCTATGGCAGTGTCTGAAGATGGATGGACATTGCTTACTGCTGGAAGAGATAAG GTTGTAAACCTGTGGGATCTTCATGACTATGTCTTCAAGATGACAGTACCAACTTATGAAGTGCTGGAAGGTTTGTGTGTAGTTAAATCTGGGACCGAGTTAGCTTCATTTCTGGGTTCATGCAATCTGCAAAGTGGGAAGAGGAGAGACAGatcatcatcaatttattttatcacaGTTGGTGAACGTGGAATTGTGCGAATGTGGGATTCTGAACG TGCAGTTTGCTTGTATGAGCAAAAGTCCTCGGATGTTACTGTCTCCTCTGACACAGATGATTCACCGAGAGGCTTCACTGCTGCTGTTATCCTTCCCTTAGATCAAGGGTTGCTTTGTGTGACTGTTGATCATCAGTTTCTGTTCTACTCACTAGTTGTACACCTGGAAGAGAAATTCAAGTTAATGCTGAGCAAGAGGCTTGTTGGGTATAACGAAGAGATTCTTGACATGAGGTTTCTGGGCGAGGAGGAAAAGTTTCTCGCTGTTGCTACAAATCTTGAACAG GTTCAAGTGTATGAATTGGAATCCATGTCATGCTCCTATGTACTGGCAGGCCATACTGAAATTGTTTTGTGCCTCGACACCTGTGTATCAAGCTCAGGAAGGCCACTTCTTGTAACTGGAAGCAAGGATAACAGT GTAAGATTGTGGAATTCAGAGAGCATAAATTGCATTGGTGTTGGCATGGGACACATGGGAGGTGTTGGAGCTGTTGCTTTTTCAAAGAAGTGGAAGAATTTCTTTGTTAGTGGTAGTAG CGATCGTACCATCAAGGTGTGGAGTACAGATGGTCTCTCAGATGATGCTGACCAGCCTATAAATTTGAAAGCAAAAGCTGTGGTGGCAGCCCATGACAAGGATATAAATTCTCTGGCTATTGCACCAAATGATACTCTAGTTTGTAGCGGTTCACAG GACCGGACAGCTTGTGTATGGAGGCTGCCAGATCTGGTATCTGTAGTTATACTTAAAGGGCATAAAAGAGGAATATGGTCAGTAGAGTTTTCACCAGTTGATCAGTGTGTCATAACAGCATCTGGTGATAAAACAATAAAGATGTGGGCTATAGCTAATGGTTCATGCTTGAAAACATTTGAAGGACACACATCAAGTGTGTTAAGAGCATCATTTCTTACTCGTGGCACTCAATTTGTTTCGTGTG GTGCTGATGGTTTGGTAAAGCTGTGGACAGTCAAAACAAATGAATGCATTGTTACATATGATCAACATGAGGACAAG GTTTGGGCCTTGGCTATTGGAAGAAAGACAGAAATGTTTGCAACTGGTGGTGGTGATGCTGTTGTTAATCTGTGGTATGATTCAACTGCTTCAGATAAAGCGGAAGCTTTCCGTAAAGAG GAGGAAGGGGTATTGAGATGTCAAGAATTGGAAAATGCTGTGTTAGATGCTGACTACAATAAATCTATCCAAATAGCTTTTGAACTTCGCAGGCCTCATAAACTTTTCGAGTTGTTTGCTGAACTCTGCAG GAAGGATGGCGGCAAACAGATAGAGACAGCCCTCTGA